The DNA segment CATGCCGATCCCTGCCGGCTGTTCGAGCAGGGGCTGGCCCTCCTCGTGGCCCGCCTCGGCGTGGATCGGGCGCTCCTGACGCGGGTGACGGGCCTGGGCTACGAGGTCTTCTGGTGGGCTGTGGCGCCCGGGATCTCCATGGAGTGCGTGTTCAGCGCGCCGGAAAAGGGACTCTGTCCCACGGTCCTGGCCCACCCCGACCTGCCCCTCGTCGTCTCCGACACCGCCACCGATCCCCAGTGGCGCCATCGGCCGGAGCTGTCGGATCTGGGCATCCGCGCCTACGCGGGCCTCGCCCTGATGAGCGGCACCACGGCGATCGGGACCCTCTGCCTCCAGCACCGGACGCCGCGGACCTTCGATGCGGACGACGTGGCCCTCCTCCGCACGCTGGGCCAGCTCATGGGCCGCACCCTGGATGCGGAGAACCGGAAGCAGGAGCTGCGCGGTGCCCTCGACGCCCTCGACCTCAGCAGCGCCATCGTGGAGGACAGCGCCCTCCAGGGGCCCCGGACGGGCCTTCCCAACCGGCGCTACCTCGACGTGTGGCTGCGCGCGTCGCTGTTCATGGCCCGCCGGCGGGACGAGCCCATCGCGGTGGCGCTGTGGTCGCAGCCCATGGCCGCGGGGACCCGCACCCTACTCACGGGGGCGGCGGCCCATCTGCGGGGAGAGGATCTCCTCATCGAGCTGTCCACGGACCAGTACCTCCTGGTCATGCCCCACACGGACAGGGAGGGCGCGGAAGTCCTGCTGGCGCGGCTCCGCAAGTCCCTGGGCCTCCACCCCACCGGCGCCGCGGTGTGGCTCCCCGAGGGCGATGACATGACCTTCAGATCCGCATTGACGCGCGTCGGCCGGGCCTTCACCGAGGCCGTGCGCCAGGGCGTTTCCGTGGTCTGGGCGCCGGCGGGGAATTGACCTGAAGCCGCACCGCTGGCTCCTCCGGCGGGTCCGTGGGAAGATGGGAGGCTCTGGCACCGCCGGGAAAAACCCGGTCCCATGGAGGTGGATGTTGGATACTCCGGCCCTGGTGAAGGCGGCCTCGAACGCCCCGGACGATCATGCAAGCCCCAGCCACGAGGATCTCTGTCGCTGGTACGAGCTGATGCACCTGGGGCGCCTGCTGGACGACAAGGCGCCGAACTACCTGAAACAGGCCATCGGGTGGTCCTATCACGCCCCCTGCGCGGGCCACGACGGGATCCAGCTGGCCCTGGGCCTCGCGTTCCGCCCCGGGAAGGACTTCCTGTTTCCCTACTACCGCGACCTGATGACGTGCCTGGCCGCGGGGCTGACGGCGGAGGAGATCATCCTCAACGGGATCTCCAAGGCCACGGATGTGGCGGGCGGCGGCCGCCACATGAGCAACCACTTCGCCAAGCCGTCCATCGGGATCCAGAACGTCTCCAGCCTCACGGGCAACCACACCCAGCACGCCGTGGGCCTGGCCCGCGCCGTCCAGCGCTACGAACGCGACGCCGTCGTGTTCTGCAGCCAGGGCGAGTCCTCCTTGTCCGAGGGCTACTGCTCCGAGAGCGTCAACGGCGCCGACCGCGAGAAGCTGCCCGTGGTCTTCGTGGTGCAGGACAACGGCTACGGGATCTCCGTGCCCAAGCGGGACCAGAGCGCCAACGAGCACCTGTGCGACAACTTCAGCGGCTACCCCAACCTGAAGATCATCAAGTGCGACGGGTTGGACGTCCCGGATTCCATGCGCGCCCTGGATGAGGCCGTCGCCTACGCCCGCTCCGGCCGCGGCCCCGCCATGGTCTACGCCCTGTGCGTCCGCATCGGCAGCCATTCCAACTCCGATCGCCACGAGCTGTACCGCGACGAGGCCGAGCTGAAGGCCGCCAAGGCCCAGGATCCGGTTCCCCGCTTCCGCGCCTACTGCCTGGAACACGGGCTGACCGAGGACGAGCTGAAGGCCATCGAGACGGAGAATCAGGCCCGCTACCTGGCCGCGCACGACAAGGCCATGGCCGCGCCCAATCCCGATCCCGCCACGATCCACGACTTCGTCCTCCCCGAAGGCTGGGTGTCCGAGGCCTATCCCGACGGGCTGCATCAGGCGGAAGGATCCCCCATCAGCCTGATCACCGCCCTGAACCAGACCCTCAAGGAGGAGTTCCGCCAGAACCCCGACACCTTCATCTGGGGCCAGGACATGGCCAACCGGGACAAGGGCGGGATCTTCAACGTGTCGAAGGGGATGCAGCAGGAGTTCGGCGAAAAGCGGGTGTTCAACGCCCCCATCGCCGAGGACTTCATCGTCGGCACCGCCAACGGCTTCTCGCGCCTCGACGACAGGATCCGCGTGGTGGTGGAGGGTGCCGAATTCGCCGACTACGTGTGGCCTGCCGCGGAACAGATCGTGGAGTGCAGCCACGACTACTGGCGCACCAACGGCCAGTTCTCGCCCAACATCACCCTGCGCCTGGCCTCCGGCGGCTACATCGGCGGCGGGCTGTACCACTCGCAGAACGTCGAGGGCTGGCTCACCACCCTGCCGGGAATCCGCGTGGTGGTGCCCGCCTTCGCCGATGATGCGGCGGGCCTGCTCCGCACCGCCCTCCGCAGCCGGGGAATGACCCTCTACCTGGAGCCGAAGTTCCTCTACAACGCGAAGATGGCCCACGCCGTGGTGCCGCCGGATTTCGCGGTGCCCTTCGGCAAGGCCCGGGTCCGCCGCGAAGGCACGGATCTTACCATCCTGGCCTACGGCACGCCCGTCCACTTCGCGCTGGAAGCCGCGGCGAAGCTGGAGAAGGACGGCCACTCCGCAGAGGTGATCGACCTCCGCAGCCTCAGCCCCCTGGATACCGACGCCATCGTCGCGTCCGTGAAGAAGACCCACCGCGTGCTGATCGCGCACGAGGACAAGGTCTTCGGCGGCTTCGGCGGAGAGCTGGCGGCCATCTGCGCCTCCGAGTGCTTCCCCTGGCTGGACGCCCCCGTCGAGCGCGTGGGCTCCGAGTTCACCCCCGTGGGCTTCAACCGCATCCTCGAACGCGCCACCCTCCCCAACGCCGACAAGGTCCTGGCCGCGGCGCGGAAGGTCCTGGCGTTTTGAAGAGGACCCGCGAAAGGCGCGAATCGCCCTTCGGGCGCGCGAAAGAAAAGATATCTGCTCTTTTTTTCGCGTCGGTTCGCGCCTTTCACGGGTCCGGTTTTTTTCGATAGGAGGCGCCCATGCAATTCGGCCCGTGGGACGTGCAGATCGTGAGCGGCGGGACATTCCGCCTGGACGGCGGGGCCATGTTCGGGACGGTGCCGAAGGTGGTCTGGAACAAGCTCTATCCGGCGGACGAGGACAATCAGATCCCCATGGCCACCAACTGCCTGCTGATCCGCGGTGAAGTGGACGGGAAGCGGCACGTGATCCTCGTGGACAACGGGAACGGCGACAAGGAGAGCGACGACTTCATGGCCCGCTTCAAGTTCGAAGGGCGCGGCGTGCTGGACGCGAACCTCGCCCGCCACGGCGTGAAGCCCCAGGACGTCACCCTCTGCATCCTCACCCACCTGCACTTCGATCACGCCGGCGGCAGCACGCGGCTGGACTCCGAAGGGAAGGTGGTTCCCAGCTTTCCCAATGCGCGCTACGTCGTGCAGGCAAAGGACCTCGCCGACGCGAAGCATCCCCACCTGCGGGTGAAGGCCAGCTACCTTCCCCAGAACTGGGAGCCTCTGGAAGCCGCGGGCGTCCTGGACACCGTGGACGGCGAGACGGAACTCCTCCCGGGGATTTCCGTGCGGCCCGCGCCGGGACACATCGAGGGCCTCCAGAACGTCGTCGTCGAAGGCGGGGGAAGGCGCCTCGTCTACCTCGCCGACCTGATCCCCACCGCCCGCCACATCCAGCCGGCCTGGGTGATGGGCTACGACCTGGACGTGGTGACCTGCGTGGACGAACGGCAGAAGGTGCTCGACGAGGTGGCCGGCACCGGCACCGTCTGCGTGTTCGAGCACGATCCGGAAATCCCCGCCGGGACAGTGGCCCGCGACGCCAAAGGGAAGTATCGTGTGGAGGCGCTCGGCGCCTTCTGATCACATGGAATAAATCGACACCAAGAAGGATCCCAGGAGCGCTGCAGGAGAGTGCATGCGCGTCCGAAATTCAGCCCCCTTTGCGTTGAGTCTCGCTTTGCTCGTGAGTTGCGGCCACGGAAGCAACGATGCGCCGCCGCCCTCCTCTCCCACCCCGCCGGCCGGCGGCACTTTCGCCCGCGCCACGGTGGCCACGGGGCTCGCCAATCCCACGGCCATGGTCCTGGCTCCCGACGGACGCATCCTGGTCTGCGAGCAGGGCGGCAGCCTACGGGTGGTGAAAGGGGGCCAGCTCCTGGCATCTCCCGTGCTCACCGTTGCCGTGGATGCCAGCGGAGAGCGGGGCCTGATCGGCGTGACGGTCGATCCGGCCTTCGGGACCAACGGCTTCGTGTACGTCTACTACACGAGCCCCACGCCGGCTCCGCACAATCGCATCAGCCGTTTCACCGTGGCGGGAGACGCCGCGGTGGCGGGGAGCGAGGTCGTCCTCCTCGACCTGGACAACCTGAGCGCCGCCACCAACCACAACGGCGGAGCGCTGCACTTCGGGCCCGACGGCAAGCTCTACGCGGGCGTGGGGGAGAACGCCCTGGGTGGCAACGCCCAGAACCTCTCGAACATCCTGGGCAAGCTGCTTCGGCTCAACCCCGACGGCAGCGTGCCCACGGACAATCCCTTGCTGGCCCAGACCTCCGGAAAGAACCGCCTCATCTGGGCGCTGGGGCTGCGGAACCCGTTCACCTTCGCCTTCCAGCCCAGAACCGGGCGGCTGTTCATCAACGATGTGGGCCAGGACACGTGGGAGGAGGTGGACGAGGGACGGGCCGGCGCCAACTACGGCTGGCCGGCCACCGAGGGAGCCACAACCAATCCGGCCTATGCCAGCCCCCTGTACGCCTACCCTCACAGCGGCGGCTCCGTGACCGGCTGCGGCATCGTGGGGGCCGCCTTCTACGATCCGGCGACGGCGGCCTTTCCCGCGGCCTTCCTCCACAAATATCTCTTCATGGACCTGTGCGGCGGCTGGATCCGTACCCTGGATCCCGCCACCGGCGCGGTGGGCGACTGGCTGACGGGCTTCTCCACTCCCGTGGACCTGCGGGTGGCCGCGGACGGCTCGGTGCTCGTCCTCTCCCGAGGCGGTGGAGGAACGCTCCAGCGCGTCACCTACACAGCGCCCTAGAGGCCCCCTTACGTGGAAAGGCGCGCGGGCGTGGGAAGGGCGTCCGCGAGGCCACGGCGCAGGTTCATGATGTCGAAGGGCTTTTCCAGGCAGCCCACCTCGGGATGCTGCCGAAGGATCGGAGCCATCGCCTCCCGCGTGCGCCCCGTGGCCACCAGCACCGGCAGATCCGGCCGCAGGGCCCGCAGCCGCGGCAGGGTCCCCGCCCCGCCCAGTCCCGGCATGTCCATGTCGAGGATGACCAGCGCGGGCTCCAGGCCCGCCGCCAGCATCTCCAGAGCCTCCTCCCCGGTGTAGGCCGACAGCGAGGACCGCCCCAGGTGGTCCAGCATGGCTCCGAGAATCTGGTGGATCAGCGGTTCGTCGTCCACGAGCAGGACGACCGTCCGCGCGGGAACGCTGGAGGCGGGGGAAGTCATGGCATCCGGAATGGGTTTCGGCTTTCTCTCAGACCCGCCATACGCGCTGATGAAGGACAGGACCAGAAAAAATCCAATTTGGAAGTAAAGCCAGTCTACAGCACCGTTGTGAAGTGTCGATTCCATCAAAAGGGAGCGCTTTAATCAAAACGTATCAATTAGTTAAAAAACAGCATGGCGGGGGCGTTCCATAAATCCGGCCCTCTTGCCGTCGTAAGGTGTTCGGCGATATGCATGAGCGGATCGCCTTCCTGCGCGGCCTGGAGCCGCGGCGTGCAGGGATGGCGTCCTATCACGCCATCCTGGAGGCGGCGGCGGGGCTGTTCCAACAGTTTCCGTCGAACGCCATCGCCCTCCGCGACATCCTGTCGCTCTCCGGCGTCAGCAATCAGACGCTGTACAACTACTTTCCCGCCGGCCGGAACGACGTGGCCCTGGTGCTGCACGACCGGTTCCGGCGGTCGGTGGTGGCGGATTTCTCGCGCCATTGCCGCGCCCTGGACTGGTCAGCGCTCTCCGACAGCCAGGACACGACGCACGCCCTCAGCGCCTCGCTCGCCCAGACCGCCTTCAGCTGCCTGTCCCAGGACTTTTGCCTCCAGTCGGCGCTGTTCCACTACCTGCTGGCGCATCGGCTGGTGGCGCCGGCCTCGCATTTCCGGGAATTGGAGGAAGTCCTCGCGCAGCAGATCGTCCTTCGGTACGGCGAGCGGTTCCAGAAGCAGCAGTTGGCCCTGACGACGAGCCTGAGCGTGGCCTGCCTGGTGTGCACCGTGGAGGTCGCGCTGGGAAACCCCGAGTTCCCTCTGGACACCCTGGAATCCAGCGCCCGCAAGCTCGTGCAGACCCTCCTGCTATCGGGAATCCACGAAAACGGCTCCAGCGGCGGAAGCCACCCCGCCCTGCTCTATCCTCCCTCCGTCGCCGTGGTGGGCGCGCCCATCAGCCCCCTCAAAAGACAGGTTCTCCTGGCCCGGATGTTCAAGCGGAAGCGGCTGCCCTGAAGCGATCGAACGCAGCCGCGCCGCAGCCCGCTCCGCCCCGCGCTAGACTGGAACTCTTTCGTTCGAGGTGCCCGTGGCGTTCACTCCAGGCAGCAGGCGCGGCGCGATGGCCGACATCAACATGACGCCGCTCATCGACGTGATGCTGGTGCTGCTGATCATCTTCATGATCGCGGCCCCCATGATGACCACCGGCGTGGACGTGAAGCTGCCCGAGAGCCGCACAGGGCGGAACCTGGAGAGCGAGGCGCTGACCGTCACGGTCACCTTCGACGGGCGGCTCCAGTTCGACAAGGCCTTCGTGGCCCTCCCCGTGCTCGCCAACCAGCTGAAGGCCCGCGCCCAGAGCGGCGGCAAGCGGCCGGTCCTGGTCCGTGCCGACCACAACGTCCCCTACGGCCGCGTCATCCAGGTGGTGGATGCCATCCGGGACGCGGGCTTCACCCAGGTGGGCTTCGTCACCGCGGCGGCCCCCGCCGTTCCCATCGCCGACGCCAAATGAGCCAGGACCTCCAGGCCTACCTCCGCAGCCGCGCCCACCTGGGCGAACTGCGCTGGGGCGCCGGGCTGGGACTGAGCCTTGGGCTGCACCTGGCCGTGGGCCTGGCCTTCTTCTGGCCCCGCGGCGGTGGCGCGGACAAGGTCGAGGAAGCCAAGGTCACCTGGGTGAACCTGCCGGCGGCCATGGCCGGCGCCTCCGGGGGCTCCGAAGCCATGGAAGTGGGCAAGACCGGCGAGCGCCTGCGGCGGGTGGAGGAAGTGGCCCCCGTCCGCGAAACGACCCCTTCCGCGACGGCGCCCGATCCGTTCGCCGCCAAGACCACCAAAGCCGCGGCCAAGGGCGACAGCAAGGACACGGCCAGCCAGGGGACGGGAACCACCGCCGCCAAGGGCAAGACCGCGGCTCCCAACCCCGTGGCGGGGGCCGTGGGATCCGGGAACGGCGCCGCGTTCGGGGCGGGCAGCGGCATTCCCGGACTCAACCCCAGCTCCGGCGTCCAGGGCGGCGTGGGGCTGGTGGGCGGAGTCGACGGCGATTTCCCGTTCGTGTGGTATCTCCAGCAGGTCCAGGCCCGGATCACGTCCAACTGGAACCGCGTCTCCAGCACCCAGGGCCGCGTCCAGATCTACTTCCGCATCGGCCGGGACGGCACCGTGGACCGCGTCCGGATCGAGGTCCCCAGCGGGAACGCCGCCATGGACGAGAGCGCCCGGATGGCCGTCCTCCGCGCCGCCCCGCTCCAGCGCCTGCCGGAGGGCTACGAGGGGGCCTACCTCGGCGTCCGCTTCTGGTTCACGTACCTGGGCAACTGAACGGTACACTTCAGGGATGCTTCCTCTTCTGCCCTTGGTTGCCGCCCTCGTCCAGGTCCAGACGGCGCCTCCGTGCACCGTCACGGCGGAGCCGCGCGAGGTCCGGCCCGGCGACTCGGTGCTCCTGACCTGGAGCTGCCCCCAGGTTTCCCGCGTGCGGCTGGAACCCGGCGGAATGATCCTTCCCGGAGGCTCCCAGGTGACGCTGCGGCCCTCCTACACCACCACCTACCGGGTCTTCGACGCAGCCCCCGGCGGATCCGAGTTGGGCCACGCGGAAGTCCGCATCGTGCCCGGCCTGCCCCTGGGCGAGCCCGCGCGGGTGTGCGCCTTCGACGCCAGCGCGCAGTCGGTCCTGCCCGGCGATCCCGTGGTCCTGAAGTGGGAGTGCGCGGGAAGCGCCAAGGTCCGACTGGAGCCCGGCGGCCTTGAACTGGACGGCAAGAGCGAAGTCACCGTCACGCCGCTGGAGAGCACCCGCTACACCCTGACGGCCACCAACGCAGCCGGCGGCCAGAGCCGCACCGTCGAAGTGGCCGTTCTGGGCAAGTTGGCGAAGGCCGCCACACCGATGGTGTGCACCTTCGACGCGAGTGCGCCCGTGGTGAAGCCCGGCGAACAGGTGGAACTCCGCTGGGTCTGCCAGGGGGACGCCAAGGTGCGGCTG comes from the Geothrix sp. 21YS21S-4 genome and includes:
- a CDS encoding GAF domain-containing protein, giving the protein MSSGKAAKRPGSEIGSLAALADLLEESHADPCRLFEQGLALLVARLGVDRALLTRVTGLGYEVFWWAVAPGISMECVFSAPEKGLCPTVLAHPDLPLVVSDTATDPQWRHRPELSDLGIRAYAGLALMSGTTAIGTLCLQHRTPRTFDADDVALLRTLGQLMGRTLDAENRKQELRGALDALDLSSAIVEDSALQGPRTGLPNRRYLDVWLRASLFMARRRDEPIAVALWSQPMAAGTRTLLTGAAAHLRGEDLLIELSTDQYLLVMPHTDREGAEVLLARLRKSLGLHPTGAAVWLPEGDDMTFRSALTRVGRAFTEAVRQGVSVVWAPAGN
- a CDS encoding response regulator, whose amino-acid sequence is MTSPASSVPARTVVLLVDDEPLIHQILGAMLDHLGRSSLSAYTGEEALEMLAAGLEPALVILDMDMPGLGGAGTLPRLRALRPDLPVLVATGRTREAMAPILRQHPEVGCLEKPFDIMNLRRGLADALPTPARLST
- a CDS encoding energy transducer TonB; protein product: MSQDLQAYLRSRAHLGELRWGAGLGLSLGLHLAVGLAFFWPRGGGADKVEEAKVTWVNLPAAMAGASGGSEAMEVGKTGERLRRVEEVAPVRETTPSATAPDPFAAKTTKAAAKGDSKDTASQGTGTTAAKGKTAAPNPVAGAVGSGNGAAFGAGSGIPGLNPSSGVQGGVGLVGGVDGDFPFVWYLQQVQARITSNWNRVSSTQGRVQIYFRIGRDGTVDRVRIEVPSGNAAMDESARMAVLRAAPLQRLPEGYEGAYLGVRFWFTYLGN
- a CDS encoding TetR/AcrR family transcriptional regulator; this encodes MASYHAILEAAAGLFQQFPSNAIALRDILSLSGVSNQTLYNYFPAGRNDVALVLHDRFRRSVVADFSRHCRALDWSALSDSQDTTHALSASLAQTAFSCLSQDFCLQSALFHYLLAHRLVAPASHFRELEEVLAQQIVLRYGERFQKQQLALTTSLSVACLVCTVEVALGNPEFPLDTLESSARKLVQTLLLSGIHENGSSGGSHPALLYPPSVAVVGAPISPLKRQVLLARMFKRKRLP
- a CDS encoding sorbosone dehydrogenase family protein, coding for MRVRNSAPFALSLALLVSCGHGSNDAPPPSSPTPPAGGTFARATVATGLANPTAMVLAPDGRILVCEQGGSLRVVKGGQLLASPVLTVAVDASGERGLIGVTVDPAFGTNGFVYVYYTSPTPAPHNRISRFTVAGDAAVAGSEVVLLDLDNLSAATNHNGGALHFGPDGKLYAGVGENALGGNAQNLSNILGKLLRLNPDGSVPTDNPLLAQTSGKNRLIWALGLRNPFTFAFQPRTGRLFINDVGQDTWEEVDEGRAGANYGWPATEGATTNPAYASPLYAYPHSGGSVTGCGIVGAAFYDPATAAFPAAFLHKYLFMDLCGGWIRTLDPATGAVGDWLTGFSTPVDLRVAADGSVLVLSRGGGGTLQRVTYTAP
- a CDS encoding MBL fold metallo-hydrolase — translated: MQFGPWDVQIVSGGTFRLDGGAMFGTVPKVVWNKLYPADEDNQIPMATNCLLIRGEVDGKRHVILVDNGNGDKESDDFMARFKFEGRGVLDANLARHGVKPQDVTLCILTHLHFDHAGGSTRLDSEGKVVPSFPNARYVVQAKDLADAKHPHLRVKASYLPQNWEPLEAAGVLDTVDGETELLPGISVRPAPGHIEGLQNVVVEGGGRRLVYLADLIPTARHIQPAWVMGYDLDVVTCVDERQKVLDEVAGTGTVCVFEHDPEIPAGTVARDAKGKYRVEALGAF
- a CDS encoding thiamine pyrophosphate-dependent enzyme, coding for MLDTPALVKAASNAPDDHASPSHEDLCRWYELMHLGRLLDDKAPNYLKQAIGWSYHAPCAGHDGIQLALGLAFRPGKDFLFPYYRDLMTCLAAGLTAEEIILNGISKATDVAGGGRHMSNHFAKPSIGIQNVSSLTGNHTQHAVGLARAVQRYERDAVVFCSQGESSLSEGYCSESVNGADREKLPVVFVVQDNGYGISVPKRDQSANEHLCDNFSGYPNLKIIKCDGLDVPDSMRALDEAVAYARSGRGPAMVYALCVRIGSHSNSDRHELYRDEAELKAAKAQDPVPRFRAYCLEHGLTEDELKAIETENQARYLAAHDKAMAAPNPDPATIHDFVLPEGWVSEAYPDGLHQAEGSPISLITALNQTLKEEFRQNPDTFIWGQDMANRDKGGIFNVSKGMQQEFGEKRVFNAPIAEDFIVGTANGFSRLDDRIRVVVEGAEFADYVWPAAEQIVECSHDYWRTNGQFSPNITLRLASGGYIGGGLYHSQNVEGWLTTLPGIRVVVPAFADDAAGLLRTALRSRGMTLYLEPKFLYNAKMAHAVVPPDFAVPFGKARVRREGTDLTILAYGTPVHFALEAAAKLEKDGHSAEVIDLRSLSPLDTDAIVASVKKTHRVLIAHEDKVFGGFGGELAAICASECFPWLDAPVERVGSEFTPVGFNRILERATLPNADKVLAAARKVLAF
- a CDS encoding biopolymer transporter ExbD, encoding MAFTPGSRRGAMADINMTPLIDVMLVLLIIFMIAAPMMTTGVDVKLPESRTGRNLESEALTVTVTFDGRLQFDKAFVALPVLANQLKARAQSGGKRPVLVRADHNVPYGRVIQVVDAIRDAGFTQVGFVTAAAPAVPIADAK